From Sphingobacterium bambusae:
TGGAAGAAGTGGCGCAAATCTTCCGCAAACGCCGCATTCCGATAGATAATATCGTTCAGGATTGGTCATATTGGTCGGAAAAGGATTGGGGAAGCCACGTCTTCGATCCGAAGCGCTTTCCTGATCCTGACGGCATGATTGACAGGTTGCATCAACAGCACTTTAAGCTGATGATATCGGTTTGGCCAAAAATTAATGAAGAATCTACGGTTTTTGATGAGTTTAATCGGAATAACTGGCTGTATATGCGCAATATATATGACGGACGAAAAGACTGGATTGGCAAAGGTTACACGTCGACGTTCTATGATGTGTATAATCCTGCGGCACGAAACGCCTTTTGGAAGCAGATGAATACTAAGCTTTTTTCCAAAGGCATTGACGCCTGGTGGATGGATGCTAGCGAACCGGATATACATTCCAACATTAGTGTGGAGGAGCGAAAAGCGGTGCTTCAGCCCAGTATCGGATCGTCTGTGCGCTACTACAATACATTCCCTTTGCTCAATGCGAAAGGTATTTACGATGGGCAGCGTGCCACCGATAGCAGTAAAAGGGTGTTCATTCTGACACGATCGTTCTTTGCCGGGCAGCAGCGTTACGGCGCGGCGGCATGGAGTGGCGATATTGCCTCCACCTGGGAAGATATGAAAGATCAGATTTCCGCAGGCGTCAACTTCTCCATGTCGGGCACGCCGTATTGGACGATGGATGCGGGTGGATTTCTTGTGCAGCGCAAATACTATGACCCGAATGAAGCGGACTTGGAAGAATGGCGCGAATTGAACAGCCGTTGGTATCAATATGGCGCGTTTTTGCCTTTATTCAGAGCGCATGGACAGTTTCCCGCAAGAGAACCCTTTGCGATTGCGCCAGAAGAGCACCCTGCTTACAAAAGTATGTTGTACTATATCAACCTGCGTTATCGCTTACTTGCCTACAACTATAGCATCGCAGCGCATACCTACCTAAACGATTATTCCATGATCAGAGGATTGGCGATGGATTTTTCTGCCGATACGGCAGTTTACAACATCAATGATCAATTTATGTGGGGGCCTTCACTCTTGGTTAACCCCGTAAGTCAACATGGCGAACGCAAGCGTGCCGTTTATCTTCCGGCAGGAAAGGGTTGGTACGACCTGTATAGAGGTCGGTATTTCGCTGCTGGACAGACTATTGAGGCGGATGCACCGTACGATCGGATACCGGTTTTCGTTCCTGCGGGCGCGATTCTTCCCTGGGGCGAACCTCTCCAATATACGAGCGAAAAACCACAAGATGTATTGACCCTGCTCGTTTACGAAGGGCAAGATGGCGAATTTGTGCTATATGAAGACGCGGGTGACAATTATGATTACGAAAAAAGCGCCTACAGTACGATAAAATTCTCCTTTGATAACCAACATGGAATTCTTTCCCTTGGCGATCGTAAAGGCACATTCGAAGGAATGACGAAGCAACGCAAATTCAATGTGCTGCTGGTGGGCAGCAATAGTCTGATAGGTATTGATGCCTTACCAAAAAATATGAAATCTGTAAAATACAATGGACGTGCAATGAATATAAAACTTAGATAGAATAATTAACCATTATAAATCAAGCAATATGTATAAACAATTATTTCGAAGGGCCTTAGCAACAGCCATATTTCTGCTGCTTGCGGTAACCTCTTGGGCGCAATCCATTCGGGGCCGGGTGCTGTCCAGTGAAACGGGAGAAGCCATAAGTGGGGCGAGTGTACTGGTAAAAGGCCAAGGTAAATCTACCAGTACAGATGCGAATGGTACATTTATGATCGATGTCTCCGAAGGCACGATGCTTACCGTGAGTTATCTTGGGTTTCAATCACAGGACGTTGCCGCTGTGGGGAATATACAGGTAAAGCTGGTGCCTATGTCGGCCGACTTAGATGAAGTTGTGGTCATCGGTTATGGCGTTCAAAAGAAAAAACTCAACACGGGCGCCAATCTCCAAGTTCAGGGAGAGGATATTGAGAAAATGAACCAACTGAACCCTTTACAAGCTATGCAGGGACAAGCGCCCGGCGTGTCGATTACCTCGACCTCAGGACAGCCCGGGGCCGCGATGAAAGTTGTCGTGAGGGGCTTGGGAACCATTGGCAATTCGGGGCCGCTCTATGTGATCGACGGCGTGCCGGGCGGTGACATTGCCGTGCTAAATCCAGCCGATATTCAATCAATCGATGTATTGAAAGATGCTGCATCTGCGGCAATTTACGGATCACAAGCTGCAAACGGCGTTGTTCTAGTAACCACGAAAATGGGTGCTGCGGGCAAAAGTCAACTGTCATTCGATGCCTTCAAAGG
This genomic window contains:
- a CDS encoding glycoside hydrolase family 31 protein, translated to MMFFKNTIFLGMIAMLFTELSAHAQDSKPIYQKTNSGVQLKYRDVPAALDQDIYLDFYTEQAVRIRVTPPDTKKPNNESLLLVDTVLKRRIEFSVSQVGDSLFVKTSGMQVKAFLPTGSLHFFDAQGKPLVREGARNAVSFQKDAYDGDSFFNINQSFEISADEGLYGLGQHQNGVMNYNNGRRVSLLQYNTEIAVPFLVSTNNYGILWHNYSITTAGDTRPLLPLHAFKLFSHEGRQGWLTARYVNKENEAEVYAERPESTIDYNYLSDQHKYPQGTLLSKCKVYYEGEFASPYAGLHYLHFKYSGYIKVYIDGKLLQDRWREAWNSGTFELPVTLERDKRHRLRIEWTPVGNESYFTLNWQRPQEEGTPLFGFRSEAGDAIDYFVFAGENMDNVISGYRQLTGKAGIMPRWSFGYWQSRERYKTQAELEEVAQIFRKRRIPIDNIVQDWSYWSEKDWGSHVFDPKRFPDPDGMIDRLHQQHFKLMISVWPKINEESTVFDEFNRNNWLYMRNIYDGRKDWIGKGYTSTFYDVYNPAARNAFWKQMNTKLFSKGIDAWWMDASEPDIHSNISVEERKAVLQPSIGSSVRYYNTFPLLNAKGIYDGQRATDSSKRVFILTRSFFAGQQRYGAAAWSGDIASTWEDMKDQISAGVNFSMSGTPYWTMDAGGFLVQRKYYDPNEADLEEWRELNSRWYQYGAFLPLFRAHGQFPAREPFAIAPEEHPAYKSMLYYINLRYRLLAYNYSIAAHTYLNDYSMIRGLAMDFSADTAVYNINDQFMWGPSLLVNPVSQHGERKRAVYLPAGKGWYDLYRGRYFAAGQTIEADAPYDRIPVFVPAGAILPWGEPLQYTSEKPQDVLTLLVYEGQDGEFVLYEDAGDNYDYEKSAYSTIKFSFDNQHGILSLGDRKGTFEGMTKQRKFNVLLVGSNSLIGIDALPKNMKSVKYNGRAMNIKLR